In Gimesia benthica, a single window of DNA contains:
- a CDS encoding HEAT repeat domain-containing protein, with product MQPGTQSPASGTGSSQVDLITETSKYTLDAQNPGVAVIVRGISDNMPEAMPLIIQTLAPVVGNQQLGSAKPIQLEQHLIDKQLVLIMRPAPADLFAFAQKLKCGAIKEIDIQKRIITVDTELPQLKVLAQNVQSGNAGMNSDFKVSANSESLKNMQATGNVPTIGSAPEKTVIPKSDVGTDRDLKPRPGEETIDWALRVIAGTSSFAHDTACKKLAKMDPDPQDLQRVSSILAATLPLAKEGFRMPEHVNAMAVWYTDGATREFAELLEKEKDFLVREKIIKLLPNIHSQTMAEVLVGRLSDREDRRDARRALQIMGEIAEKPVLQLLNDPDSSLRIEACNILQSIGTAEAIAALQERAETEENDVVKEQLLRTQAKIEKKLAGK from the coding sequence ATGCAACCGGGAACGCAGTCACCCGCTTCCGGAACGGGCTCTTCCCAGGTTGATCTCATCACAGAGACCAGTAAGTACACACTCGATGCACAGAATCCGGGAGTCGCTGTGATCGTGCGCGGCATTAGTGATAACATGCCCGAAGCGATGCCCTTGATTATACAAACGCTTGCTCCGGTTGTGGGAAATCAGCAGCTTGGGAGTGCGAAACCAATTCAGCTCGAACAACACCTGATTGATAAGCAACTGGTTTTGATTATGCGGCCAGCTCCTGCAGATCTGTTTGCATTTGCTCAGAAGTTGAAATGTGGCGCGATCAAAGAGATCGACATTCAAAAACGAATCATCACTGTCGATACAGAATTACCTCAACTGAAGGTACTCGCCCAGAACGTCCAGTCCGGTAATGCTGGGATGAATTCAGACTTCAAAGTTTCTGCGAATTCTGAGTCGCTGAAAAACATGCAAGCCACCGGGAATGTACCGACGATTGGTAGCGCGCCTGAGAAAACCGTAATTCCCAAAAGTGATGTCGGCACGGACCGCGATTTAAAACCCAGGCCAGGCGAAGAGACAATCGACTGGGCGCTGCGTGTGATTGCGGGGACCAGTTCGTTCGCCCATGACACTGCCTGTAAAAAACTGGCCAAAATGGATCCTGATCCCCAGGACCTGCAGCGAGTTTCGTCAATTCTCGCCGCAACTCTGCCTCTGGCCAAGGAAGGTTTCCGGATGCCCGAGCATGTGAATGCGATGGCAGTCTGGTACACGGATGGCGCCACACGCGAATTCGCTGAACTGCTGGAAAAAGAAAAAGATTTTCTAGTCCGGGAGAAAATTATCAAACTGCTGCCGAACATTCATTCGCAGACCATGGCTGAAGTCCTTGTGGGCCGACTGTCCGACCGGGAAGACCGGAGAGATGCTCGAAGAGCCCTGCAGATCATGGGTGAAATCGCCGAAAAGCCGGTGCTTCAACTGTTGAATGATCCCGATTCTTCACTGCGCATCGAGGCCTGTAATATCCTGCAGTCGATTGGAACTGCAGAAGCAATTGCTGCTTTGCAGGAGCGTGCAGAAACCGAAGAGAATGATGTGGTGAAAGAGCAGTTGCTGCGTACCCAGGCTAAGATCGAAAAGAAATTAGCCGGTAAGTAA